A genomic region of Enterococcus sp. 12C11_DIV0727 contains the following coding sequences:
- a CDS encoding GNAT family N-acetyltransferase: protein MTVFSLRKYQKSDLENIIAIFNGTVQAINKKDYTQQQIEQWVQLSPDYDKWDAELSSSYTMVALNRMEIIGFGNISDTGELGYLYVDKKWIGYGIGKMLVQDLMDHALKAGAKELIVYSSITAKPFFESFGFEVVEQKINYRNGVLLMNYLMVYRKEAK, encoded by the coding sequence ATGACTGTATTCAGTTTAAGAAAATATCAAAAATCTGATTTAGAAAACATAATTGCTATATTTAACGGAACTGTTCAAGCAATCAATAAAAAAGATTATACACAACAACAGATCGAACAATGGGTACAGCTATCACCTGATTACGATAAATGGGATGCTGAACTATCGTCTAGTTATACAATGGTTGCATTAAACAGAATGGAAATCATCGGTTTCGGTAATATATCTGACACGGGTGAGCTTGGTTACTTGTATGTAGATAAAAAGTGGATTGGCTATGGCATAGGAAAAATGTTAGTCCAAGACTTAATGGATCATGCACTTAAAGCAGGAGCAAAAGAACTGATTGTTTATTCATCGATCACAGCGAAGCCTTTCTTTGAGTCGTTTGGATTTGAGGTAGTGGAACAAAAAATCAATTACCGTAATGGTGTTTTGCTCATGAACTATTTGATGGTTTATCGTAAAGAGGCCAAGTAA
- a CDS encoding PTS sugar transporter subunit IIC, with protein MGVVNFIIENILTQASITISLIAMLGLILQKKSIGQVLSGSLKTLLGFQVLSAGSSIIVGSLTYFGEIFTKGFHMQGIIPSIEAINGQAMNELGLGRDIALTFLAIFIFNIVIARFTKWKYIFLTGQAILWMATMTTVFGYFAGLRGIVLIVVGGFIGGVFAVAMPAIAQPFIRKITGSNDIALGHFCTIGYLFEAGVAWIFGERGENKKSVEDLKLPKSFEFLQDTYLSVMVVMVPLYIVTVLFAGETFAATLSGNQNYIMFAFLQAIQFVVGVYVLLAGVRLLLGEIVPAFRGIAMKLVPNAIPALDCPVFFPYSPNAVILGFITTTIGAVLAMFILPTFGLAMILPGMLTNFFAGGTAGIFGNAVGGRRGAIIGGIAHGFFITLLPALLVTIFNSMGFINATATDVDTVTAALLYAWLISPITKAF; from the coding sequence ATGGGGGTAGTTAATTTTATCATCGAAAACATTTTGACACAGGCATCGATCACGATTAGCTTGATTGCTATGCTGGGATTGATCTTGCAAAAAAAATCGATTGGGCAAGTTTTGTCGGGATCACTAAAAACCTTATTAGGGTTTCAAGTGTTAAGTGCGGGTTCCAGTATTATTGTAGGCAGTTTGACTTATTTTGGTGAGATTTTTACTAAAGGATTTCATATGCAAGGAATCATTCCTTCCATTGAAGCGATTAATGGACAAGCAATGAATGAACTTGGACTCGGTCGGGATATCGCGTTAACATTTTTAGCAATTTTTATTTTTAATATAGTGATTGCACGGTTTACGAAATGGAAATACATTTTCTTAACAGGGCAAGCTATTTTGTGGATGGCAACGATGACAACAGTATTTGGTTACTTTGCTGGACTTCGCGGGATTGTGTTGATTGTGGTTGGTGGATTTATTGGTGGTGTTTTTGCGGTGGCAATGCCTGCGATTGCACAGCCGTTTATTAGAAAGATAACAGGGTCGAATGATATTGCACTAGGTCATTTTTGTACGATAGGGTATTTATTTGAAGCTGGTGTTGCCTGGATTTTTGGTGAACGTGGTGAAAATAAGAAGTCTGTGGAAGATCTTAAGTTGCCGAAATCCTTTGAGTTTCTTCAAGATACGTATTTATCCGTGATGGTTGTAATGGTTCCTTTATATATCGTGACAGTATTGTTTGCAGGTGAAACGTTTGCAGCAACTTTATCTGGCAATCAAAATTATATTATGTTTGCCTTTTTGCAAGCAATTCAGTTTGTCGTTGGTGTTTACGTCCTGTTAGCAGGTGTTCGTTTACTACTGGGAGAAATCGTACCAGCTTTTAGAGGGATTGCGATGAAACTAGTGCCAAATGCAATTCCTGCTCTAGATTGTCCTGTTTTTTTTCCTTACAGCCCAAATGCAGTAATTCTAGGATTTATTACAACAACGATCGGAGCGGTTTTGGCGATGTTCATTCTACCAACGTTTGGCTTAGCGATGATTTTACCAGGAATGTTGACCAATTTTTTTGCAGGTGGTACAGCCGGGATTTTTGGTAATGCAGTTGGTGGCAGACGTGGTGCAATCATTGGTGGGATCGCACATGGATTCTTTATCACTTTATTACCAGCACTATTAGTGACGATTTTCAACAGTATGGGCTTTATCAATGCTACAGCAACAGATGTGGATACCGTTACGGCAGCACTTTTATATGCTTGGCTCATTAGCCCAATTACGAAGGCCTTTTAG
- a CDS encoding class II fructose-bisphosphate aldolase, translating to MYTTLKEVTTVAEKLNFTVGAFNAHNLEMLPEIIRAAKEMGAPIIIQTSVDTAKYIGYDVLVSVVKTMADREMVDAVLHLDHARNFDDIKEAIDQGYTSVMYDGSHLPFKENILKTKAVVEYAHPRGVSVEGELGTIGGTEEGIHVEENDKVYTKPADARIFVEATGIDALAIAIGTNHGQFKSKTEVNLPLLKEIHATVDIPLVIHGGTGVKEEDYPELINNGIRKFNVGTELLVNWTKTAKESFEATAINKSLRYNVIPANEVCHEIVKHKIGLFMNVDSPLVMR from the coding sequence ATGTATACAACATTAAAAGAAGTTACAACAGTAGCTGAAAAACTGAACTTTACAGTGGGAGCGTTTAACGCTCATAATTTAGAAATGTTGCCAGAAATTATTCGAGCAGCGAAAGAAATGGGTGCTCCGATTATTATTCAAACCAGTGTGGATACAGCGAAATATATTGGTTATGATGTGTTAGTTTCTGTAGTGAAAACGATGGCTGATAGAGAAATGGTAGATGCAGTTCTTCACTTAGACCATGCAAGAAATTTTGATGATATCAAAGAGGCAATCGATCAAGGGTATACATCTGTAATGTATGATGGGTCTCATTTACCGTTTAAAGAAAATATTTTGAAAACGAAAGCTGTGGTAGAATATGCCCATCCACGAGGAGTCTCTGTTGAGGGGGAATTAGGAACGATTGGCGGCACAGAGGAAGGAATTCATGTAGAGGAAAATGACAAAGTCTACACAAAACCAGCAGATGCCCGTATATTTGTAGAAGCTACAGGAATTGATGCTTTAGCAATTGCGATTGGAACCAATCACGGTCAATTTAAGTCTAAAACAGAAGTCAACTTACCGTTGTTAAAAGAGATTCATGCCACAGTTGATATTCCTCTTGTAATCCACGGAGGAACTGGTGTAAAAGAAGAAGACTACCCAGAGCTGATCAATAACGGTATCCGAAAATTCAATGTTGGAACAGAACTTTTAGTTAATTGGACTAAAACGGCGAAAGAATCATTTGAAGCGACAGCCATTAATAAGTCTTTACGATACAATGTAATTCCTGCCAATGAAGTATGTCACGAAATTGTCAAACATAAAATAGGGTTATTTATGAATGTGGATAGCCCGCTTGTTATGAGGTAG
- a CDS encoding AAA family ATPase → MQKLLILLAGSPATGKTYLIQKIQEQIPDLFLITPDEGKELFADSVGFDTLDEKQQLEQRVWHFYYGVLELYMEAGKQVIVSEYPFSDKQKDRLAHFADTYGYEVITIRLVADFEVLWERRKKRDLEPERHLSHLMTHYHFHDQLENRNEADNHITKAAFKQIINTRGYNQFQLGELHEFDVTDYLKVDYRSLIEYLKNKIENNH, encoded by the coding sequence ATGCAGAAACTTTTAATCTTACTTGCAGGTAGTCCCGCAACAGGGAAAACCTATTTGATTCAAAAAATCCAAGAACAGATTCCTGATCTATTTTTGATCACACCAGATGAAGGGAAGGAATTATTTGCCGATTCAGTTGGATTTGATACGCTTGATGAAAAGCAGCAGTTGGAACAAAGGGTTTGGCACTTTTATTATGGGGTTTTAGAATTATATATGGAGGCAGGAAAACAGGTGATCGTTTCAGAGTATCCATTTAGTGACAAACAAAAAGATAGACTCGCTCACTTTGCTGACACTTATGGATATGAAGTGATCACGATCCGTTTGGTTGCTGATTTTGAAGTCTTGTGGGAACGCAGAAAGAAACGGGATTTAGAGCCTGAGCGACATCTGAGTCATTTGATGACACATTACCATTTTCATGATCAATTAGAAAATCGCAACGAAGCAGACAATCATATTACAAAAGCTGCATTCAAACAAATTATTAACACAAGAGGTTATAATCAATTTCAGTTAGGAGAACTTCACGAATTTGATGTTACAGATTATCTGAAAGTTGATTATCGTTCTCTGATTGAATACTTGAAAAACAAGATCGAAAATAACCACTAA
- a CDS encoding PTS sugar transporter subunit IIB, whose product MKKLTILFVCGAGLGSSFAAQMAAEDVLTQKGVEAKLEHTDISSAVSMNPDIIITAQNFQTQFEKFSIDEEKTAIIYLKNIVSKAEIDEKITPVLQAKGAI is encoded by the coding sequence ATGAAAAAATTAACAATTTTATTTGTTTGTGGAGCAGGGTTAGGCAGTAGTTTTGCGGCGCAAATGGCAGCAGAAGATGTATTAACACAGAAAGGAGTAGAAGCTAAACTTGAACATACAGATATCTCATCTGCCGTTTCAATGAATCCAGATATCATTATTACAGCTCAAAACTTTCAGACACAATTTGAAAAATTTAGTATTGATGAAGAAAAAACAGCGATCATTTATCTGAAAAATATTGTTTCAAAAGCCGAAATAGATGAAAAAATCACACCAGTTTTACAAGCAAAAGGCGCTATTTAG
- a CDS encoding DUF5808 domain-containing protein, with translation MNFFLYLLLVGVNFLMALAGRIPANPHKNIILETTLPKEKLQDEQVLTISRTYKKRLLQWAFIFSVAALPILTISYDSLTLIYFLVMIFCFIGTSFYLQVIYIRKMTTVKVQNNWILPTSPLLVDTTLVANKNRKLISIWWFLPSILITILGCIYSFTTLGLSNGNWIIGLISLLMSAMFLLFYYFIARFPVKPLTSDETINQQVNDQMRHHWSVLMAVSALVLSPLAFISVSSVSIPYEKMMLFSMGYALLIFGFVLFTFYYLFSSRKKQDHLIAQAKEYRYSDEDQYWKYGIYINPNDKRIMIPDRVGMNISVNLGRPAGKLALGIIGVLVLFSLIGASIPMVISDFSANPFELSTSHNGISLSAPLSQSRKITWDEIESVELINTLPKDRLKLYGTATENYLTGEFQINNEPAYLLVLTNKKPILEIKTNNKLYYYTNKDTTLTEKYYKDIQTIRGK, from the coding sequence ATGAATTTCTTTCTATATTTACTACTTGTTGGGGTCAACTTTTTAATGGCATTAGCAGGTAGAATCCCTGCTAATCCGCATAAAAATATTATTTTAGAAACAACTTTACCTAAAGAAAAACTTCAAGATGAACAGGTTCTAACGATTAGTAGAACTTACAAGAAACGGCTACTACAGTGGGCTTTTATTTTCTCTGTCGCTGCACTTCCAATCCTTACCATATCGTATGATTCATTGACATTGATTTATTTTCTAGTAATGATCTTTTGCTTTATTGGTACCTCATTTTATTTGCAAGTCATCTATATTCGCAAAATGACGACTGTTAAAGTCCAAAATAATTGGATTTTACCTACAAGCCCACTCCTAGTTGATACCACATTAGTGGCTAATAAAAATCGTAAATTAATTTCCATTTGGTGGTTTTTACCTAGTATTTTGATCACTATTTTAGGTTGTATTTATTCTTTTACAACTCTTGGTTTGTCTAATGGTAATTGGATCATTGGTCTGATCTCACTGCTAATGTCAGCCATGTTTTTACTTTTCTATTATTTCATTGCACGTTTTCCTGTTAAGCCTTTAACAAGTGATGAAACAATTAATCAACAAGTCAATGATCAAATGCGGCATCACTGGTCTGTTTTAATGGCTGTTTCAGCACTAGTTTTGAGCCCGCTAGCGTTTATTTCCGTTAGCTCAGTTTCAATTCCTTATGAAAAAATGATGTTGTTTTCAATGGGTTACGCCTTACTCATTTTTGGCTTTGTCCTTTTCACTTTTTACTATTTATTTTCATCAAGAAAAAAACAGGATCATTTGATTGCACAAGCAAAGGAATATCGTTATAGTGATGAAGATCAATATTGGAAGTATGGCATTTATATTAATCCAAATGATAAAAGAATCATGATCCCGGACCGTGTGGGGATGAATATCTCTGTAAATTTAGGCCGACCGGCTGGGAAACTAGCTTTAGGGATAATCGGTGTTTTGGTTTTATTTTCTTTAATTGGAGCTAGTATTCCAATGGTGATCAGTGATTTTTCAGCCAATCCATTTGAATTGAGCACATCACATAATGGGATTTCTCTATCTGCTCCTTTAAGTCAAAGCAGAAAAATCACTTGGGATGAGATTGAATCTGTAGAATTGATCAATACGCTTCCTAAAGATCGACTTAAACTATACGGAACAGCAACAGAAAATTATTTAACTGGGGAATTTCAAATCAATAATGAACCCGCTTATTTACTTGTTTTAACAAATAAGAAACCGATTTTAGAAATAAAGACGAATAATAAGCTGTATTACTACACAAATAAAGACACAACATTAACCGAAAAATACTATAAGGATATCCAGACGATACGTGGAAAATAG